From Daucus carota subsp. sativus chromosome 6, DH1 v3.0, whole genome shotgun sequence, the proteins below share one genomic window:
- the LOC135147006 gene encoding uncharacterized protein LOC135147006 isoform X2 translates to MQGRMFDHIQNLEKSRTNWKIKARLTRFWPTFAPETSTIKGYNLILLDDDNSHVHAYVYPDNWRAIGKEVAEGKVYVVENFQVRDTIGKLKPVSTKLCLRLLNSTTIKEVEDDVMIPKHKFEFMDMGDLLEECDRLSENQNPEFAYDVIGAVEEFDKVKRVPTRYGERDQTRFIFTDGRLREEGYKPGKVYADSTSNASTRIVIEKTSFKQMIEDPGNFRYKRTVMIKFVITKVEEEDNWWFNSCVSCQAEVEKIDKKFKCHECNRSFGYCEKRFRIFVLADDSTLLTNVILLDRVVKRLAGTTVANLLTQIKQDNSVTVASAILVALSEKRSLFCCS, encoded by the exons ATGCAGGGAAGGATGTTTGATCACATTCAGAATCTCGAGAAGTCACGCACTAACTGGAAAATCAAAGCAAGGCTCACACGCTTTTGGCCAACATTTGCTCCAGAAACATCAACCATCAAGGGATACAATTTGATTCTCCTCGACGATGAT AATTCTCATGTGCATGCATATGTTTACCCCGATAACTGGCGAGCTATTGGCAAAGAGGTCGCTGAAGGGAAGGTTTATGTTGTTGAGAACTTTCAGGTCAGAGATACTATTGGGAAATTAAAACCTGTCTCAACAAAGCTTTGCCTTCGACTTCTTAATAGTACTACCATTAAGGAAGTGGAGGACGATGTTATGATCCCAAAGCATAAGTTTGAATTTATGGACATGGGAGACTTGCTTGAGGAGTGTGACCGTTTGTCGGAGAATCAGAATCCGGAATTTGCTTATG ATGTCATTGGTGCTGTGGAGGAGTTCGACAAGGTAAAGCGAGTTCCGACAAGATATGGGGAGAGAGACCAAACCCGGTTCATATTTACGGATGGCCG ATTGCGGGAAGAAGGTTATAAACCAGGAAAAGTATATGCTGATTCCACATCTAATGCTTCCACAAGGATTGTTATTGAGAAGACGTCCTTCAAGCAGATGATTGAAGATCCCGGAAATTTTCGGTACAAG AGGACTGTAATGATCAAGTTTGTCATTACCAAAGTTGAGGAAGAGGATAACTGGTGGTTCAATAGCTGTGTTTCCTGCCAGGCTGAGGTTGAAAAAATAGACAAAAAATTCAAGTGTCACGAGTGTAACCGCAGTTTTGGATACTGTGAGAAAAG GTTTCGCATTTTTGTTCTGGCTGACGACAGCACGTTACTGACAAATGTAATTCTTCTTGACCGAGTTGTTAAGCGTTTGGCTGGCACTACTGTAGCTAATCTCCTAACTCAGATTAAACAG GATAACTCTGTCACTGTTGCATCTGCTATCTTGGTAGCATTATCGGAAAAGAGGTCATTGTTCTGCTGCAGTTAA
- the LOC135147006 gene encoding uncharacterized protein LOC135147006 isoform X1 produces the protein MQGRMFDHIQNLEKSRTNWKIKARLTRFWPTFAPETSTIKGYNLILLDDDNSHVHAYVYPDNWRAIGKEVAEGKVYVVENFQVRDTIGKLKPVSTKLCLRLLNSTTIKEVEDDVMIPKHKFEFMDMGDLLEECDRLSENQNPEFAYDVIGAVEEFDKVKRVPTRYGERDQTRFIFTDGRLKFKVTLWGDFASSVSESFKPDLEKPVIGVLTSAKLSTFREEHQIGALPSTKIYFNLPIDSVAEYRERLREEGYKPGKVYADSTSNASTRIVIEKTSFKQMIEDPGNFRYKRTVMIKFVITKVEEEDNWWFNSCVSCQAEVEKIDKKFKCHECNRSFGYCEKRFRIFVLADDSTLLTNVILLDRVVKRLAGTTVANLLTQIKQDNSVTVASAILVALSEKRSLFCCS, from the exons ATGCAGGGAAGGATGTTTGATCACATTCAGAATCTCGAGAAGTCACGCACTAACTGGAAAATCAAAGCAAGGCTCACACGCTTTTGGCCAACATTTGCTCCAGAAACATCAACCATCAAGGGATACAATTTGATTCTCCTCGACGATGAT AATTCTCATGTGCATGCATATGTTTACCCCGATAACTGGCGAGCTATTGGCAAAGAGGTCGCTGAAGGGAAGGTTTATGTTGTTGAGAACTTTCAGGTCAGAGATACTATTGGGAAATTAAAACCTGTCTCAACAAAGCTTTGCCTTCGACTTCTTAATAGTACTACCATTAAGGAAGTGGAGGACGATGTTATGATCCCAAAGCATAAGTTTGAATTTATGGACATGGGAGACTTGCTTGAGGAGTGTGACCGTTTGTCGGAGAATCAGAATCCGGAATTTGCTTATG ATGTCATTGGTGCTGTGGAGGAGTTCGACAAGGTAAAGCGAGTTCCGACAAGATATGGGGAGAGAGACCAAACCCGGTTCATATTTACGGATGGCCG TTTAAAATTCAAAGTAACGCTTTGGGGTGACTTTGCTAGCTCGGTTAGTGAAAGTTTTAAGCCAGATCTTGAGAAACCTGTGATAGGCGTGCTCACGAGTGCGAAATTGTCAACTTTTAGGG AGGAACATCAAATTGGAGCCTTGCCGTCGACAAAGATTTACTTTAACCTCCCAATTGATTCAGTTGCTGAATATCGTGAAAG ATTGCGGGAAGAAGGTTATAAACCAGGAAAAGTATATGCTGATTCCACATCTAATGCTTCCACAAGGATTGTTATTGAGAAGACGTCCTTCAAGCAGATGATTGAAGATCCCGGAAATTTTCGGTACAAG AGGACTGTAATGATCAAGTTTGTCATTACCAAAGTTGAGGAAGAGGATAACTGGTGGTTCAATAGCTGTGTTTCCTGCCAGGCTGAGGTTGAAAAAATAGACAAAAAATTCAAGTGTCACGAGTGTAACCGCAGTTTTGGATACTGTGAGAAAAG GTTTCGCATTTTTGTTCTGGCTGACGACAGCACGTTACTGACAAATGTAATTCTTCTTGACCGAGTTGTTAAGCGTTTGGCTGGCACTACTGTAGCTAATCTCCTAACTCAGATTAAACAG GATAACTCTGTCACTGTTGCATCTGCTATCTTGGTAGCATTATCGGAAAAGAGGTCATTGTTCTGCTGCAGTTAA
- the LOC108227793 gene encoding uncharacterized protein LOC108227793, translated as MDQPPSPRRNPSRSTDMVLDEKDSARSTESELAGRKRVVRTGDPYYEAAVKRRSGGTALDEFLHKRMLSTMPSNVNTRNNANTNADKVFTERQPLRSLDINAPALNIPLSTQQHVPGFNQTQPCVTQNSLSGSVGQYAPAHYNQPKENVVKSSGHENTQLYIDGCGNSEAPRRRGRGPAVSKLYSHMLAVDAPVVSKKDSVKKDVSKPRRRGPGVNKIINSQESVIDLNKAPKAAKKPRTRGLGIEKLLAQRFGNEDGNKTDDINTPCTQGATHKSPTTADCRTPGSTVTYQTSVPHLHSTNRHAPHNTSENSSSTFASSYVLSRLHESESSRPFRPSSGASTSGVKDLSRDFDDAADDTEHDNLYDEGEDATEDSNPDMWQGYANLGPPNAICRQCNGIMWDMERNNKSNPNAAPTFSLCCKSGQVVLPPEKHAPEPLASLLYGGPKSTHFRKNIRVYNCMFAMCSSGGKIDHKINRGGAPFCFKIRGQNLHFIGSLIPDEGEKPKFCQLYIYDTDNEQSNRIGAVGAKVDDVDLDIVDSLTRMLDENNKLVSYFRTAQRRFKSNEQEDFKLVLISSQAENGRPNIIGPSNEVAGLIVNATADTAGCRDTVCQTNQGYLKRVFETDAYFMQLQFPLLFPQGDDGYHTEIPLKNCKKRRPEPADNDETEGDRKFREHVTMKEYYSYKLMIRTNEGLTPHLGGRLWQQYVVDAFTAMEQYRLDWISRNQTTIRSDLYNSVRDAVRRGDNDPSHVGKCVILPASFTGSKRYMSQYFKDSLALCRSIGHPSLFLTMTTNSKWPEITEMMKHLPGVNVADAPDVVARVFKMKLDQLIDLIKKKHFFGRCIGLMHVIEFQKRGLPHAHMLVWLDDKDKPKTAEQIDKLVSAEIPDEESDPICYQAVKNYMIHGPCGKDTSYSPCMVNDKCGRHFPKRFNGVTCFDECGFPNYRRRDTGKTVKRKGVLLNNRFVVPYNRELLLRFQCHINLEICNNSRSLKYLFKYCLKGHDTATMLLKRKNDKSSAVDCQERKGKIFDEVRHYLDGRYVSASEAAWRILGFGIHSRWPSVDRLPIHLPDSKYVSFKTGESLQNVCHRADSKRSKLEAWFLANKLLPDAKNYTYNEFPSYFTWLPKECKWKYRQRGDVVGRLSEVHATAGDLLYLRMLLMRKKGCLGFEDIRTVDGVVYDTFKEACGAMGLLQDDNQWHEALSENSHSAFPHQLREMFVNILAHNTVADPLLLWTRHWKCMSEDILRKQRSTTGINDLELPEVDIHNYTLAEIEKLFNDIGKSLKDFPDLPFPTDNYRNADLNRLIIEETSYNVREMKEVHDANYQKLNSGQRCVYNSVIDSVLAKKGGLFFVHGSGGCGKTFLWQTVIAYLRSERRIVIPVASSGIAATLLPGGRTAHSRFHIPIKLDQYSCAGIKHGTDLAELIKLTDLIIWDEAPMQHRYAFECVDRTLRDIMSAVDPERAKKPFGGITVVFGGDFRQILPVIPKASRAEIIAAALNKSKLWDHCQVFLLFQNMRLHAGNSPEHNQMIKEFSEWQLQIGDGKVDPIRIKEHISEVLFKLPEQHVVHSHDTPVQDLIEIIYPSFSENMFSRHYLSSRAILTPTNAVVDDINSAILDKLPGDVHTYFSQDSLEDKGPEENEFDESFPVEYLNSLNMPCIPKHELKIKIGTPVMLMRNLNQINGLCNGTRMIVTGCKKNSIECEIMCGSHIGTKHLIPRIEMIPTETPWPFDFKRTQFPLQICFAMTINKSQGQSLDKVGIFLPRPVFCHGQLYVAVSRVTSASGLHILVVNDEGKTTDITSNVVFQEVFYNIPSVDAG; from the exons ATAAAGTTTTTACCGAAAGGCAACCTCTCCGATCTCTTGACATCAATGCGCCTGCTCTGAACATCCCTTTGTCAACTCAGCAGCACGTCCCGGGGTTCAATCAAACGCAGCCATGTGTCACACAAAACTCTTTATCTGGAA GTGTCGGCCAGTATGCTCCTGCTCATTATAATCAACCAAAAGAAAATGTTGTCAAAAGTAGTGGCCATGAGAAcacacaattatatattgatggatGTGGTAATTCTGAGG CTCCCAGACGTAGAGGAAGAGGTCCTGCAGTTTCAAAGTTGTATTCGCACATGCTTGCTGTTGATGCTCCAGTTGTATCAAAAAAAGACTCAGTAAAAAAGGATG TTTCAAAGCCGCGACGTCGTGGTCCAGGggttaacaaaataataaattcccAAGAATCAGTGATTGATCTTAACAAAGCGCCGAAGGCTG CAAAGAAACCAAGAACCAGAGGTCTAGGAATTGAAAAATTATTGGCGCAGAGGTTTGGTAATGAAGATGGCAATAAAACAG ATGACATTAATACACCATGCACACAGGGAGCTACTCACAAGTCTCCAACTACTGCCG ATTGCAGGACTCCCGGTAGCACTGTAACCTACCAGACAAGTGTTCCTCACTTGCACAGCACAAACAGGCATGCTCCTCACAACACGTCTGAGAATTCAAGTTCTACTTTCGCATCGTCTTATGTGTTGTCCCGGCTACACGAATCAG AGTCTAGCAGACCTTTCCGGCCAAGTAGTGGCGCGTCTACGTCTGGTGTTAAGGATCTCTCCCGGGATTTTGACGATGCAGCTGATGATACAGAGCATGATAATCTGTATGATGAAG GTGAGGATGCGACTGAGGATTCTAATCCTGATATGTGGCAAGGCTATGCCAACCTCGGTCCTCCAAATGCTATTTGCCGACAATGTAACGGAATAATGTGGGATATGGAGCGCAACAATAAATCAAATCCGAATGCAGCTCCAACTTTCTCTTTGTGTTGTAAGAGTGGCCAAGTTGTTCTCCCCCCTGAGAAGCATGCTCCAGAGCCTCTAGCTTCTTTACTCTATGGAGGTCCCAAATCAACTCATTTTCGTAAGAACATCCGGGTGTATAATTGTATGTTTGCAATGTGTTCAAGTGGTGGGAAAATAGACCATAAAATAAATAGAGGTGGAGCGCCGTTCTGTTTCAAGATCAGAGGACAGAATCTTCATTTTATTGGAAGCCTCATTCCTGATGAAGGGGAAAAACCAAAGTTTTGTCAGCTATACATTTATGACACTGATAATGAGCAATCTAACAGGATTGGTGCTGTTGGAGCAAAGGTCGATGATGTTGATCTAGACATAGTTGACAGTCTCACACGGATGCTTGACGAAAATAATAAGCTGGTTAGTTATTTTCGCACTGCCCAGAGGAGATTCAAAAGTAATGAACAAGAAGACTTCAAACTGGTACTTATATCATCACAGGCAGAAAATGGTCGTCCGAACATTATAGGTCCATCCAATGAGGTTGCAGGTTTGATTGTTAATGCTACTGCAGACACGGCTGGATGTAGAGACACTGTATGCCAAACCAACCAAGGATATCTAAAGCGGGTATTCGAAACAGATGCTTATTTTATGCAGCTTCAATTTCCCCTTTTATTTCCACAAGGAGATGATGGATACCACACTGAAATTCCATTGAAAAATTGCAAGAAAAGAAGACCAGAACCAGCTGATAATGATGAGACAGAAGGTGATCGAAAGTTCAGAGAGCATGTTACAATGAAAGAGTATTATTCCTATAAATTGATGATACGGACAAATGAAG GATTGACTCCGCATCTTGGTGGAAGGTTGTGGCAACAATATGTGGTTGATGCTTTTACAGCCATGGAGCAGTATAGACTGGATTGGATATCTCGAAACCAAACCACTATTCGTTCTGACCTCTACAACTCTGTACGTGATGCAGTGCGTAGGGGAGATAATGATCCTTCACATGTTGGAAAATGTGTGATACTTCCGGCATCTTTTACAGGTTCCAAGCGGTATATGTCTCAGTATTTTAAAGATTCGCTTGCACTGTGTCGCAGTATTGGCCATCCATCTCTTTTCTTAACAATGACAACAAATTCAAAATGGCCTGAGATTACAGaaatgatgaagcacttgcctGGAGTAAATGTTGCAGATGCTCCAGATGTTGTTGCACGTGTATTTAAAATGAAACTTGACCAGCTAATCGACCTCATAAAAAAGAAGCATTTCTTTGGCCGTTGTATTGGGT TGATGCATGTAATTGAATTCCAGAAGCGTGGGTTGCCACATGCTCATATGTTGGTATGGCTAGACGACAAAGACAAGCCTAAGACGGCTGAACAGATTGACAAATTAGTGAGTGCAGAAATTCCAGATGAAGAGTCAGATCCTATTTGTTATCAGGcagtgaaaaattatatgattcatGGTCCGTGTGGGAAAGACACTTCTTACTCCCCATGCATGGTTAATGATAAATGTGGACGTCACTTCCCAAAAAG GTTTAATGGAGTAACATGTTTCGATGAATGTGGGTTTCCTAATTATCGGCGTCGAGACACAGGCAAGACAGTTAAGAGGAAGGGTGTGCTTCTCAACAATAGGTTTGTTGTCCCGTATAATAGGGAACTACTGCTTCGTTTCCAATGCCATATAAACTTAGAGATATGCAATAATTCCCGCTCCTTGAAGTACCTGTTCAAATATTGTCTCAAAGGACATGATACTGCTACCATGCTTCTAAAGCGAAAAAATGATAAATCAAGTGCAGTTGATTGTCAAGAACGAAAAGGAAAGATTTTTGATGAGGTTAGGCATTATCTTGATGGGCGTTACGTTTCAGCTTCTGAAGCAGCTTGGAGAATTTTAGGCTTTGGCATTCATTCTCGATGGCCATCTGTTGACCGATTACCCATCCATTTGCCAGATAGCAAGTATGTTAGCTTCAAAACAGGAGAATCTTTGCAGAATGTTTGTCATCGTGCTGATTCTAAAAGATCCAAACTGGAAGCTTGGTTCTTAGCAAACAAACTACTGCCGGATGCTAAAAACTACACGTATAATGAATTTCCGAGTTATTTTACATGGCTTCCCAAAGAGTGCAAGTGGAAGTATAGACAGAGGGGTGATGTAGTTGGGAGGCTGTCGGAGGTTCATGCTACAGCCGGTGATTTGCTCTATCTCAGAATGTTGCTGATGCGGAAAAAGGGCTGTTTAGGATTTGAGGACATACGGACGGTCGATGGTGTTGTGTATGACACTTTTAAGGAGGCATGTGGTGCTATGGGTCTTTTACAAGACGACAACCAGTGGCATGAGGCATTGTCCGAAAACTCTCACTCAGCCTTCCCTCATCAATTACGTGAAATGTTTGTGAATATTTTGGCACATAATACTGTTGCTGATCCACTTTTATTATGGACTCGACACTGGAAATGTATGTCGGAAGATATTCTGAGGAAGCAAAGGAGCACAACTGGTATCAATGATCTTGAACTACCCGAAGTTGACATACATAATTACACTCTAGCAG AAATTGAAAAATTGTTTAATGATATTGGAAAGAGTTTGAAAGACTTCCCAGACCTGCCTTTCCCAACAGATAACTACAGAAATGCTGATTTGAATAGGCTTATCATAGAGGAGACATCATACAATGTTAGAGAGATGAAGGAGGTTCACGATGCTAACTACCAGAAGTTAAATTCAGGCCAGAGGTGTGTATATAATTCAGTCATTGATTCTGTGCTCGCAAAGAAGGGTGGATTATTCTTTGTACACGGAAGTGGTGGATGCGGCAAGACTTTTctttggcaaacagtgatagctTACCTTCGTTCAGAACGTCGAATTGTAATCCCTGTTGCTTCTTCAGGGATTGCAGCGACACTGCTCCCAGGTGGGAGGACTGCACACTCTCGCTTCCATATACCTATAAAGCTTGATCAATACTCCTGTGCTGGCATTAAACATGGTACTGACCTTGCTGAATTAATCAAACTCACCGATTTGATTATTTGGGATGAGGCGCCTATGCAACACCGCTATGCTTTTGAGTGTGTTGATCGTACTTTACGGGACATTATGTCTGCCGTTGATCCTGAAAGAGCCAAAAAACCATTTGGTGGAATAACTGTAGTGTTTGGTGGGGATTTCCGTCAGATTTTGCCTGTTATTCCAAAAGCTTCGAGAGCAGAAATCATTGCAGCAGCTTTGAATAAATCTAAACTATGGGATCACTGCCAGGTGTTCCTTCTATTTCAGAACATGCGATTGCATGCTGGGAATAGTCCTGAGCATAACCAGATGATAAAAGAATTTAGTGAATGGCAGCTCCAGATTGGCGATGGAAAAGTAGATCCAATTCGAATAAAGGAACACATTTCCGAGGTGTTATTCAAATTACCTGAGCAACACGTTGTCCACTCACATGACACACCTGTTCAAGATTTGATTGAAATTATATATCCGTCCTTCTCTGAAAACATGTTTTCTCGGCACTACCTTAGTTCTCGCGCCATTCTCACTCCTACAAATGCTGTGGTAGATGACATCAATTCTGCCATTCTTGATAAGTTGCCAGGGGATGTACACACATATTTTAGTCAGGACTCCTTGGAGGATAAAGGCCCGGAGGAAAATGAGTTTGATGAATCATTCCCGGTGGAATATTTGAACTCTCTGAACATGCCATGTATTCCTAAACATGAGCTCAAAATCAAGATAGGAACTCCAGTGATGCTGATGAGAAATCTGAACCAAATTAATGGGCTATGCAATGGTACTCGGATGATTGTCACGGGTTGTAAGAAGAACAGCATTGaatgtgaaataatgtgtggtTCACACATTGGTACTAAGCATCTAATACCACGTATTGAGATGATACCTACCGAGACACCATGGCCATTTGATTTCAAGAGAACTCAATTTCCTCTTCAGATATGTTTTGCTATGACCATAAACAAAAGCCAAGGACAGTCACTTGATAAAGTAGGGATTTTCTTACCAAGACCAGTATTTTGTCATGGACAGTTATATGTTGCAGTTTCTAGAGTTACTTCTGCTTCTGGACTTCATATTCTGGTGGTTAATGACGAAGGCAAGACTACTGATATTACCTCAAATGTTGTTTTTCAGGAGGTTTTTTACAACATACCAAGTGTAGATGCAGGTTAA